Part of the Actinomycetota bacterium genome is shown below.
TCGGTCTCACCCGGCGGGCGCTCGAACACCACGATGTCGCCCCGGTTGATGTCGTGGAACTTGTAGCTCAGCTTGTTGACCAGCACCTTGTCGTCGATCTTGAGCGTCGGCTCCATCGACGACGACGGGATGTAGAACGCCTGCAGCACGAACGTGCGGATGACGATTGCCACCAGCACCGCGCCGGCGACGATGACGACCCACTCGACGACCGATCGCAGCGTCGAACGGGACTTGTCCCACTCGTCGTCTGGTGGGCGCGGGGTGACGTCGTCGAGGGTCCGGCCGGTCGTGTCCACGAGAAGGTTCCGAGGGTACCGCACCCCTCGACGGTTCCTGCCGCGTCAGCGGTAGCGGGAAAGCAGGCGCCCGGCAGCCTCGGACGCCGCCTCGACCGGCCCGTCGACGACGCGGGCATCGGTCCCGAGCCGCAGCAACAAGCGCTCGAGCCACGCCCGCTCGCTCGCCACCAGCCGTACCCGCCAGCCACCGCCCGGCCGCCCCTCGACACCCTCGACCGGGTACTGCTCGATCACCCACCGCGCCCCCGGCTCGAGGTCGAGCTCGACGCGCGGGTCGTCGGGCTGCGGCTCGTAGACCGTGAGGTCGGGCGTGACGGTCGGCGCCGCGAACGTCGCGTCGAGCGGTGTGGCGCGGCGCACGCGGTCGAGACGGAACAGCCGCTCGTCGTCGACGGTGTGGCAGAACGCCGCCACGTACCACTGGCCCGACGCGGCGAAGACGGAGTAGGGGTCGATGACGCGCGTCGCCGCCGAGTCGCGCCCGAACGAGTAGTACTCCATCTCCACCTGGCGGCGCTCCGAGACGGCGCGACGCATCGTGTCGATGACCTCGGTCGGCACGGGGTTCATCTCGATCTCCAGCGCCTCGTCGGGATCGACGCCCACGGCGCGCGCCAGCTTCGCCAGTCCGCGCGCGAGCGGGCCGGACGGGTCGCTGCCGGGAACCGCGAGCAGCGTGTGCGCCTTGGCCAGCAGCGCCAGGCCCTCGTCCGGCGTGAGCCGGAGCGGCCGCGAGAAGTACTCGGCGTAGCGGATCCAGACGCGGCCGTCGGCGATGTCGGTCTCGATGAGAACGTCAGGGGTGTAGGGGTAGAGGCCGCAGAGGAAGAGCAGGTCGAGGTCTTCGACCAGCTCGTCCTCGGTGCATCCGAACCGCGCGCACACCTCCTCCACGCTCGGTCCGTCGTGCGCGGCCACCCAGGGCACGAGCGCGAGCAGCCGTCGCAGCCGGTCGTCGGCGCTCACGCGCGGCACAGCGCCTCCAGCCAGTCGACGAGCTCGGCGCGCAGCTCCGGCGGGCCGACGACCTCGGCGTGGTCGAGGAAGCCGAGCACGAACGACCGGAACGCGCTGCGGTTGGTGACGTGCACCGCGAGCACGACCGAGCCGTCGGGCCGCCGTTCCTCGACACCCTCCGGGCCCACCTGGCCCACCGCCCAACCCGCCTGGTCCGCGTCGACGAGAAGGTGCGCGGTGACGGGCTCGTCGCCGCCGAGCAGCCATGGCGGGGGCTGGCGGCCGGTCACGGCCGGCCGTTCGAACGCGCCCGGCTCACCGACCGGTACCACGCCGCCGGTGATGCGATCGAGACGGAACGACCGCTCCTCGCCCCGTGTGTGGTCGAGGCCGGCCAGGTACCAGTGACCGTTGCGGAACGACAGGCGGAACGGGTCGACCTCACGGGTCGCGTCGCGGTAGGCGAAGCTCACCGCCTGCCGGGCGGAGATGGCGCCGAACAGCGCGACCAGGTGCGCGGCACCCGGCAGCGCGGCGAGCTCGGCGACCGGTCCGCCCTCGGCCACCGCGCCGCCGAGCTTCCAGAGCGCCTCGACGCCGCCCGCACCCTCGAGCCGCACGGCGGACGCGGCGAGATGCAACGCCGCGAGCTCGTCCGGCTCGAGCTCGGGGTCGGGCAGGTAGTACTCGTCGCGCGGGACGCGGTAGCCGACGACGTTGGGGTTGTCGGGGTCGGGGAGCCCCGTCGAGATGGGTACCCCCATGTCGCGGAGCGTCTCCTTGTCGCGCTCGAAGGCCCGCCGAAACGTGTTGCGGTCGTCGGCGTAGCCGGGCACGCGTTCGTGGACCTCGTCCGCCGTGAGCAACCGATCGGTGTCGAGCAGCGCGGCGGTGAGGTTGATCAGTCGTTCCAGCCGGGACACCGGCGGCAGCCTACCGGCGCGGTCCGCGCACCCGTTCGTGAGGCGGGCCGCGGTTTCGGTTGTGCGGCCGGCCGCAGTGGGTCCGGTAACCTCTTCTCGGTGAACACGAGGCGCGAGTTGCTCCTGCTGCTGCGCAAGCGTCCCGGCATCACGGTCGCCGAGCTCGCGCAGGAGCTGCAGCTCACCGGCATGGGTGTGCGTCGCCATCTCGACGCGCTCGCGTCCGACGACCTGGTCGAGGCGGTGACGTCGGCCCGCCGCGGTCTCGGACGCCCCGCATCCGGCTGGCGGCTCACTGCCACCGGGCTCGAGCTGTTCCCCCGTCGCTACGACACGTTCGCCCTCGACGTCCTCGAGGACCTCGCCGAGCACGCCGGCCCCGATGCCGTCGATGCGGTGTTCCACCGACGGGGCGACAAGCTGGTCGTCGAGTACGAGGAAGCCCTCGCCGGTTGCTCCGGGCTCCAGGAGCGGGTCGCGGGGCTGGCCCAGATCCGCGACGACGCGGGGTACCTCGCGGAGAGCAGCTCCGACGGCAACGGTGAGCTCGTGCTCACCGAGAACAACTGCGCGGTGCACAGAGTCGCCGAGAGCTACCCCGCGGTGTGCGCCATGGAGCTCGATCTGTTTCGCCGCGTGATGGGACCCGACGTCGAGGTCACCCGCGTCGCGCACACCATGGCGGGCGACGCGGTGTGCTCCTATCGCATCCGCAAACGCTCAGCCGAGTAGCTGCCCGGCGGCGACGCCGCCCGCGCCCGCGTAGCGGAAGAAGCCGGGGTCTGCGTCCGGCCCGCGTCCCATGGTCGTCACCGTGAGGCCGTGCGACGACAGCAACGCGCTCATCTCGGGCACCTCGACAT
Proteins encoded:
- a CDS encoding WYL domain-containing protein, producing the protein MHRAVVLGEHELTVAVGAALREVPRVVADLGQPRDPLLEPGATGEGFLVLDDQLVAPSVEHRIDGIGAGVLGEVLEDVEGERVVATGEQLEPGGSEPPAGCGASETAAGRRHRLDQVVGRERVEMATHTHAGELQLLRELGDRDAGTLAQQQEQLAPRVHREEVTGPTAAGRTTETAARLTNGCADRAGRLPPVSRLERLINLTAALLDTDRLLTADEVHERVPGYADDRNTFRRAFERDKETLRDMGVPISTGLPDPDNPNVVGYRVPRDEYYLPDPELEPDELAALHLAASAVRLEGAGGVEALWKLGGAVAEGGPVAELAALPGAAHLVALFGAISARQAVSFAYRDATREVDPFRLSFRNGHWYLAGLDHTRGEERSFRLDRITGGVVPVGEPGAFERPAVTGRQPPPWLLGGDEPVTAHLLVDADQAGWAVGQVGPEGVEERRPDGSVVLAVHVTNRSAFRSFVLGFLDHAEVVGPPELRAELVDWLEALCRA
- a CDS encoding WYL domain-containing protein, with the translated sequence MSADDRLRRLLALVPWVAAHDGPSVEEVCARFGCTEDELVEDLDLLFLCGLYPYTPDVLIETDIADGRVWIRYAEYFSRPLRLTPDEGLALLAKAHTLLAVPGSDPSGPLARGLAKLARAVGVDPDEALEIEMNPVPTEVIDTMRRAVSERRQVEMEYYSFGRDSAATRVIDPYSVFAASGQWYVAAFCHTVDDERLFRLDRVRRATPLDATFAAPTVTPDLTVYEPQPDDPRVELDLEPGARWVIEQYPVEGVEGRPGGGWRVRLVASERAWLERLLLRLGTDARVVDGPVEAASEAAGRLLSRYR
- the lepB gene encoding signal peptidase I; translated protein: MRYPRNLLVDTTGRTLDDVTPRPPDDEWDKSRSTLRSVVEWVVIVAGAVLVAIVIRTFVLQAFYIPSSSMEPTLKIDDKVLVNKLSYKFHDINRGDIVVFERPPGET